The following are from one region of the Nitrospirae bacterium CG2_30_53_67 genome:
- a CDS encoding adenylyl-sulfate reductase subunit alpha, with protein sequence MKEFATEVVNTDILILGGGMGGCGAVVEASYWAKAAGLKVTWVDKAAVDRSGPVAMGLSAINTYMGLDGKVTHDQHTPEDFVKYVTNDQMGLTRQDIVYDVARHVDSSVKSFDKWGLPIWKDEAGNYAKSGAWQIAISGESYKIIVAEAAKNALGALGDKGQLIERVYITHLLNDEKETDKVCGAVGFSVREDKFYVFKAKAVYCGLGGAVHVFRPRSQGEGFGRSWMPPWLGGSTYSLILQAGGELTQMDVPFIPPRFKDAYGPVGTFFLLFKTPATDVYGDPYVFAYKSETDKWAPYSKVKPCPTPVRNYEMILATKAGKSPLLMHTEKVTERIKKEVTDPKAQKKELKKYEQESWEDFLDMTIAGATLWASLNIDPLEKPSELQLGDPCFIGSHAASCGAWVRGADDLMPKEYADAFPEQYNLMTTVKGLFTAGCGVGASAHKFSSGSHAQGRIAAKSAVKYAYDHKGYTPTVSDDTIKKLKEIVFKPVALYEEKKGYTTSAEVNPNYISAHSFLFRLQKIMGEYAGSWETSYETTDKMLETAVWKLGFLEEDVEKLGVNTAKNNHELMRAWEAVHRMYVGLACVKTRLARKESRWPGYYHKLDFPDLDESKKHFINVKYDAAKKEWKTIERPMIPIV encoded by the coding sequence ATGAAAGAATTTGCAACAGAGGTTGTTAATACCGATATATTGATACTCGGTGGAGGGATGGGAGGCTGCGGCGCTGTAGTAGAGGCTTCCTACTGGGCGAAGGCAGCGGGGTTAAAGGTAACCTGGGTAGATAAGGCCGCTGTGGACAGGAGCGGTCCTGTTGCCATGGGACTTTCTGCCATTAATACCTATATGGGATTGGATGGAAAGGTCACACATGATCAGCACACACCCGAAGATTTTGTGAAATATGTGACGAATGACCAGATGGGGTTAACAAGGCAGGACATCGTCTATGATGTCGCAAGGCACGTGGATTCCTCTGTCAAGAGTTTTGATAAATGGGGTCTTCCCATATGGAAGGATGAGGCAGGGAATTATGCTAAATCAGGCGCATGGCAGATAGCAATATCAGGCGAGAGCTACAAGATCATCGTGGCAGAGGCGGCAAAGAACGCATTAGGCGCCCTCGGTGATAAGGGTCAGCTCATTGAGAGGGTCTATATTACGCACCTGCTTAATGATGAGAAAGAGACCGACAAGGTCTGCGGCGCGGTGGGCTTCAGCGTCAGGGAAGACAAATTCTACGTGTTTAAGGCAAAAGCGGTTTACTGCGGTTTGGGCGGCGCGGTCCATGTATTCAGGCCCAGGTCTCAGGGTGAAGGCTTCGGGAGGTCCTGGATGCCGCCGTGGCTTGGAGGTTCAACTTATTCACTCATTTTACAGGCAGGCGGTGAGCTTACACAGATGGATGTGCCGTTTATCCCTCCAAGGTTCAAGGATGCCTATGGACCCGTCGGGACCTTCTTCCTTCTCTTTAAGACGCCTGCAACGGATGTTTATGGGGATCCATATGTTTTTGCATACAAATCAGAGACAGATAAGTGGGCGCCATATTCAAAGGTAAAGCCCTGTCCGACTCCTGTGAGAAACTATGAGATGATCCTCGCAACCAAGGCCGGTAAGTCGCCCTTGCTCATGCATACGGAAAAGGTAACGGAGAGGATAAAAAAGGAGGTCACAGACCCGAAGGCGCAGAAAAAAGAGCTTAAAAAGTATGAACAGGAATCCTGGGAGGACTTCCTGGATATGACGATTGCAGGCGCAACCCTCTGGGCTTCGCTGAATATTGACCCATTGGAAAAACCTTCGGAGCTTCAGTTGGGAGACCCCTGCTTTATCGGTTCACATGCCGCCTCTTGCGGCGCCTGGGTCCGCGGCGCTGATGACCTGATGCCCAAGGAATACGCTGATGCATTCCCTGAGCAGTATAACCTAATGACTACGGTCAAGGGTCTATTTACAGCAGGCTGCGGCGTAGGCGCATCTGCGCATAAGTTCTCAAGCGGTTCACATGCGCAGGGAAGGATTGCAGCAAAGTCAGCAGTGAAGTACGCCTATGACCATAAGGGCTACACGCCTACTGTATCTGATGACACGATAAAGAAACTCAAGGAAATCGTATTTAAGCCGGTTGCCCTCTATGAGGAGAAGAAGGGATACACAACAAGCGCAGAAGTGAATCCAAACTATATCTCAGCGCACAGTTTCTTATTCAGGCTGCAGAAGATCATGGGTGAATATGCAGGGAGCTGGGAGACCAGTTATGAGACAACCGACAAGATGCTTGAGACAGCCGTCTGGAAATTGGGTTTCCTGGAAGAAGACGTAGAGAAGCTTGGTGTTAATACTGCGAAGAACAATCATGAGCTGATGAGGGCCTGGGAGGCTGTCCACAGGATGTATGTCGGCCTGGCATGCGTGAAAACAAGGCTTGCCAGAAAAGAGTCAAGATGGCCCGGATATTACCACAAGTTGGACTTCCCGGACTTGGATGAAAGCAAGAAACACTTTATCAATGTGAAGTATGATGCAGCTAAAAAGGAATGGA
- a CDS encoding adenylyl-sulfate reductase subunit beta, producing MPSYVMTEKCDGCKGQDKTACMYICPNDLMFLDKERMKAYNQEPTYCWECYCCVKICPQQAMDVRGYADFMPLGASSTPLRGTEDIMWTITYRDGRIKRFKYPIRTTPEGSIKALEGYPEAKVADLNSQLLFSEPDMLGVKELPTKK from the coding sequence ATGCCAAGTTACGTAATGACAGAAAAATGCGACGGTTGTAAAGGGCAGGATAAGACTGCATGTATGTATATTTGCCCGAATGACCTGATGTTCCTGGACAAGGAAAGGATGAAGGCCTACAATCAGGAGCCTACTTATTGCTGGGAGTGCTACTGTTGTGTAAAGATATGTCCCCAGCAGGCTATGGATGTAAGGGGTTATGCAGACTTTATGCCCCTCGGCGCCTCATCAACTCCCCTGAGAGGGACAGAGGACATCATGTGGACGATCACCTACAGGGATGGAAGGATCAAGAGATTCAAGTATCCGATAAGGACTACACCAGAGGGTTCCATAAAGGCGCTTGAGGGGTATCCTGAGGCAAAGGTGGCGGACTTAAACAGTCAATTGCTGTTTTCAGAGCCGGATATGCTGGGAGTAAAAGAGCTCCCGACAAAAAAATAA
- a CDS encoding histidine triad nucleotide-binding protein — MNGCLFCEIVSGNRQAERVYEDEHCLAFRDVNPQAPVHLLIIPRVHLKSLNEIDAAPDGLLHHLMRAAHEIAKRLKLDQKGYRLVINTGPHGGQTVFHLHIHLLGGRPMHWPPG; from the coding sequence ATGAACGGCTGCCTCTTTTGCGAAATCGTCTCCGGTAACCGGCAGGCGGAACGTGTTTATGAAGATGAGCATTGCCTGGCCTTTCGGGACGTCAATCCACAGGCCCCCGTACATCTCCTGATCATTCCCAGGGTCCATCTTAAATCCTTAAACGAGATTGATGCTGCGCCGGATGGACTGTTACACCACCTGATGAGGGCCGCACATGAGATCGCCAAACGGCTCAAGCTGGATCAGAAAGGCTACCGGCTCGTGATCAACACCGGCCCTCACGGCGGGCAGACCGTGTTCCACCTTCATATCCATCTGCTGGGCGGGCGGCCCATGCATTGGCCGCCCGGGTAA